From one Chanodichthys erythropterus isolate Z2021 chromosome 3, ASM2448905v1, whole genome shotgun sequence genomic stretch:
- the hlfa gene encoding HLF transcription factor, PAR bZIP family member a isoform X2, protein MEKMSRPLPINPTFLPPTHGVLKSLLENPMKLPFHHDEGFGKEKEKEKKLEEDGNGLNTPQSAFLGPTLWDKTLPYDGDNFQLEYMDLEEFLLENNIPANSQNEQNQSSQQPLPQQPPSAPPTPSVVDLSNRATTSVHSGIVGQNCLQSPSRAVLPSSRDTPSPIDPDSIQVPVGYEPDPADLALSSVPGQEIFDPRKRKFSAEELKPQPMIKKARKVFIPDDMKDDKYWARRRKNNVAAKRSRDARRLKENQIAIRAGFLEKENAALRQEVADLRKELGRCKNVLAKYEARHGPL, encoded by the exons ATGGAGAAGATGTCTCGACCTCTTCCTATTAACCCAACTTTCCTACCTCCGACTCACGGCGTCCTGAAATCCCTGCTGGAGAACCCCATGAAACTGCCCTTTCATCACGATGAAG GGTTcgggaaagagaaagagaaggaaAAGAAGTTGGAAGAGGATGGAAACGGTCTAAACACCCCTCAGTCTGCCTTCTTGGGGCCGACTCTGTGGGACAAGACCCTGCCGTACGATGGCGACAATTTCCAGCTGGAGTATATGGATTTAGAGGAGTTTCTGTTGGAGAACAATATTCCCGCCAACTCTCAGAACGAGCAGAACCAATCATCCCAGCAGCCCCTGCCACAACAGCCTCCCTCCGCCCCGCCTACACCTTCTGTGGTGGATCTCAGTAACCGGGCGACCACTTCCGTTCACTCCGGGATTGTTGGCCAGAACTGCCTCCAGAGTCCCAGCAGAGCAG TTCTGCCCTCTTCACGTGACACGCCCAGTCCGATAGATCCAGACTCCATCCAGGTTCCGGTCGGGTACGAGCCCGACCCCGCTGACCTCGCCCTCTCCAGCGTCCCGGGACAGGAAATCTTCGACCCTCGCAAGCGCAAATTCAGCGCGGAGGAGCTGAAGCCGCAGCCCATGATCAAGAAGGCGCGCAAAGTCTTCATTCCAGATGACATGAAg GATGACAAGTACTGGGCACGGCGCAGAAAGAACAATGTCGCGGCCAAACGGTCCCGGGACGCTCGCCGGCTGAAAGAGAACCAGATCGCCATCCGCGCGGGATTCCTGGAGAAAGAGAACGCGGCGCTCAGACAGGAAGTGGCCGACCTGCGGAAGGAACTCGGCCGCTGTAAGAACGTTCTGGCCAAATACGAGGCGCGACACGGCCCTCTGTGA
- the hlfa gene encoding HLF transcription factor, PAR bZIP family member a isoform X1 → MEKMSRPLPINPTFLPPTHGVLKSLLENPMKLPFHHDEGFGKEKEKEKKLEEDGNGLNTPQSAFLGPTLWDKTLPYDGDNFQLEYMDLEEFLLENNIPANSQNEQNQSSQQPLPQQPPSAPPTPSVVDLSNRATTSVHSGIVGQNCLQSPSRAVLPSSRDTPSPIDPDSIQVPVGYEPDPADLALSSVPGQEIFDPRKRKFSAEELKPQPMIKKARKVFIPDDMKQDDKYWARRRKNNVAAKRSRDARRLKENQIAIRAGFLEKENAALRQEVADLRKELGRCKNVLAKYEARHGPL, encoded by the exons ATGGAGAAGATGTCTCGACCTCTTCCTATTAACCCAACTTTCCTACCTCCGACTCACGGCGTCCTGAAATCCCTGCTGGAGAACCCCATGAAACTGCCCTTTCATCACGATGAAG GGTTcgggaaagagaaagagaaggaaAAGAAGTTGGAAGAGGATGGAAACGGTCTAAACACCCCTCAGTCTGCCTTCTTGGGGCCGACTCTGTGGGACAAGACCCTGCCGTACGATGGCGACAATTTCCAGCTGGAGTATATGGATTTAGAGGAGTTTCTGTTGGAGAACAATATTCCCGCCAACTCTCAGAACGAGCAGAACCAATCATCCCAGCAGCCCCTGCCACAACAGCCTCCCTCCGCCCCGCCTACACCTTCTGTGGTGGATCTCAGTAACCGGGCGACCACTTCCGTTCACTCCGGGATTGTTGGCCAGAACTGCCTCCAGAGTCCCAGCAGAGCAG TTCTGCCCTCTTCACGTGACACGCCCAGTCCGATAGATCCAGACTCCATCCAGGTTCCGGTCGGGTACGAGCCCGACCCCGCTGACCTCGCCCTCTCCAGCGTCCCGGGACAGGAAATCTTCGACCCTCGCAAGCGCAAATTCAGCGCGGAGGAGCTGAAGCCGCAGCCCATGATCAAGAAGGCGCGCAAAGTCTTCATTCCAGATGACATGAAg CAGGATGACAAGTACTGGGCACGGCGCAGAAAGAACAATGTCGCGGCCAAACGGTCCCGGGACGCTCGCCGGCTGAAAGAGAACCAGATCGCCATCCGCGCGGGATTCCTGGAGAAAGAGAACGCGGCGCTCAGACAGGAAGTGGCCGACCTGCGGAAGGAACTCGGCCGCTGTAAGAACGTTCTGGCCAAATACGAGGCGCGACACGGCCCTCTGTGA